Within Bradymonas sediminis, the genomic segment GAGGCGCGCCTCGTAGAGCTCTTCGACCAGGGCTTTAAGCGCGACGTGAATGCCCGCGTGATGCCAGGCAATGCCGCTTTTAAGGGTCGCGCGGTGGCGCGGGGTGAGCACGTTGGGGAATTGCTTGTCGAAGTCGCGCAAGCGCTTCTTAATCGCGCCGGTGTCCGAGATATGCCCCAGGTGTTTGCCGACCGGGCCGCGGGCGAGCCCGTGGGCGAGCTGCTCGACGAGCTTTCGGCTGAAGATGAAGTAGAGCGCGGGGAAGCCGGTGTCCGACATCATCTCGACCACGTGGTGGTGGCGGGTGCGCTCGACCTTGGAGTCATTGCGGTGGTATTTCGCGCCGCGCCCGCGCCCTCGCCCGCCGCGCGAGCCATCCTTTTTAGGCCCGCGCTTGCGCGAATCTCGCCACTTTTTATACATCGAATTATAGCGCTTCTGCGGGACCAGGCGGGTCTCCAGGCTGGCCATATACATTTCGAGCGGCACCGCGCGCTTGTCCTCGCGCACGACCTTGACGTCGGTCTCGCGGATGGCCGACAGCCAGGCGGCCATCTCCTCGAGGTTCGAGGCGGTCGCCGACAGCCCCAGGATGCGGATGCGGGTGGGCAAATAGATCAACAGCTCCTCCCAGACGGTGCCGCGCTCGGGGTCGTCGAGGAAGTGAATCTCGTCGATAATCACCGCCTGAAGCCGGTTGATCTCGGGCATCTGGGTGTCCGAGGGGCTGGCGGTCTCGTTGAGCTCGATGAGCTCGGCCGCGTCGGGCTCATCGGGCGAATTCGGGTCGGCGACGCGGGTATCCTCGAGCAGCATATTGCGCAGGATCTCGGTGGTCATGATGCGCACCTGGGCGTCGCGGTTGATCACCAAATCCCCGGTCACCAGGCCGACCTTATCGCGGCCAAATTGCCGGGTATATTCGCGGTATTTCTGGTTCGACAGCGCCTTGACCGGCGCGGTGTAGATGACCTCGCCGCCCTGCTCCAGGATCTTCTCGATGAGATAGTCAGCGACCAGGGTCTTGCCGGTGCCGGTGGGCGCGGCGACCAGGACGCTGTGGCCGGCGTCGATCGCCTCAACCGCTGTCTTCTGAAAACCGTCGAGTGTGAGTCCGTGAAATTTCATGCTGAAGCCTTCGAGGCGAGTGTCTCAAGATGTGAGAATAAGAAGTTGTGCGGCGCGGAGCGATCGCGTCGTCCAGGCCCCATAAATTGCACGCGCTCGGGGCGCGGGCAATAAGAAACCGCCGCTCCCTCAATGAATCGGGCGCGGCGGTCGGCAGCATAACGGGCTGCGGCGGGCTTGTCGAAGCCAGCGGGTAAGTGCGGGCGGGGTGCGCCGAATTAATCCGAGATCGTGGTGTGAATCACGTTCTCGCCGGCCTCTCCAGGGAAACCGGTAATGCTGAGAAAGCGCCTCCCCTTCACAAATTGTATCATCACTGCTTCGCTGCCCTCGTAGTTGATATAGGGCCGCATCATATTAAAGGTCACGGAGGCCTCGCTCTCGACCCAACCGCGCTGCGTCATCTCGCGCCGATAATAGTCGGTCAGCGCGGGGAGTGAGCGAGGTCCGGAGAAGATCTTGCTATCGTAATCGCTGTCGATATTCATGCTCCGCACGCGACTCACGACCCGGCAATCGGGGCAGGAGGGAACGATCGCGTTCTTGTCCTCGGTCTGATCGATGAAGACCATCTTGGTATAATCAAACTTCTCGTCGCTCCAGGTCGCGGTGACGGTGGAGCGGCGCGCGCTCGGGTCCCAATTCATCTGAATGGCTTGATGCCCGCGAAGAAGGCTCTCTTTCTTGGCGCCGGGGTCGGCGCTTATGGCCTCCAGCTCGTTTCGATTGCTCGCGCCGGCTGCGGTCAACACACCACCAAGGGCCACCGAGTTTGGGGTGCTGCTCAGCGGAACAACGCCCCCGGTCAGCGAATCGACGATCATGTCGGGTTGAGACTCAAACGTGGAGTCAAGCGGCCACACCCGGGTATTAAGCCCCTGATAGACGAACTCGTCCTGATATTCGCGCGCCAATTGATGCGGGTGCTTGCGGCTATAATTAACCGAAAAGTTCACCATATTGCCGTTGATCAAAAAAGTCTGCGGCTCGTCATGTCCGAGCTGCTCCAACGACTTTGAAAATCGGGCGGTATTCGACAATTTGATAAAATTCAGATCCAAAATATCAGCCTGAGACGAGCGCACGGTTGCGTCAGGTTGATAGACCACGAAGGCCCACGCAATCGCGCAAATACTCGCGCCGGCCAGTCCGAGCTTTGCAACCGTTGGAAGTGTGGATTTGAGTAAACTCATGATTCAATCCTGGGCTAGACGGGTTAAACGCGATCAAGGCACGACGCATCTATTTTAGTGATAGTCGGGAACATCAAGATTTTCGCTCCCCAGCGGTTGATTCCACGCAATGCCAAGCACATCGTCGTAATGGTCTTGTCCAACCATACTCAGTCGAGAAATCGCGGTCGCCGTCATTTCGTCCATCATCGGGCCCTTGGGCGACGGGGGGACCAAAACATTATAGTGAGCCTCCATCTCCATGCTGATGCCAGCGAAAGTGAAGGTCTCTTTGCTCATGCCCGAAACGGTACCGTAGCGACTATTTGCGGCCAGTGCGGGACGAATTCCGAGGCCGGTCACGACCGCGTTAAGTGTCCCCAGGATGCCGCCGCCGCCGCCCGAAAAGGCTTGGACCGAAGGACCGTCATTGAACAATGTGTATGCGTACTCTGAGTCGCCCGTCAGGTCTTTCAGGTCGGAGGTGAGCTTGCCATTTGAAGAGTTCGGGATAAAGCTACCAGACAGTGCCTGGGGCCCAGATTGATCATTCATGGTGAAGCAATCCGACGGCCAGCTTGGGCCATTGCTCTCACACCCCTGAAGGTCGGTGCTCGGCTTCATGGTCATCATATTGGCGCGTGAAAATGACTCGCCCATCGTACCGTTGAGCCCCATACCCAAGTAGGTCGACCCTTCGGCGAGGTTGGCGCCGGCGGTCACGGCGCCCGAGATATTGTGGGCTTTGGAATCCCCCGCGAGTTGCAGTCCAGCATCGGCCGCGGCGATCGTCGGCTGCATATGCTTCGCGGCAAACCAGTTGTCATCTTGAAACGGCAAGACTTCCTTGAACGTCTCTTTGTAGGCGATAATCGGCGCCTCGGTCCCCTTGCGGGTAAACTCCCCCAAGATCATGACGCCGTTAAATACCATAAGAAAAATGGGCAACATGATGATGAATTCGGTCAAGGTCGCGCCGCCGTCGTCTCGGTGCAGCCGCTTGAGCTGACGCGTCAACGGTGACAGGCCCGGAGCTAGACGTAAATACAGGTTCTCAAAACGTGTTTTCATTTCGCGACTCCGGAGGCAGTGGTGGGTCCCATGGCGGCGGTAGAGAATCCGAGAGAAATGATATCCTTCATGGAGGCCAGGGCCGCCGCGCCTGTTTGATTGCCCTGGATGCTTCCAAGCTGGGCGTTCAGCGCAAGATAGGGCACGATTTGACTATAGGCTTGGAACATCGCAAAGTCGGCGTCCTCAAACTCTCCCGGCAGATGCACCGGGCGCATGCGCGCGGTCCAGCTGGGGTGCCACATGTCGGGGTCTTTGCCGTCGGCGAAGACGATCTCTGACTTCGCCATCGTCCAATAGCCGCTGGTATCATAGGTCACCGAGCTGAACAGCGCGCCGGTCAAGCTGTGATTATAGGTCTGGTTCGACACCGTGAACTTGTTGCGGTCATCGGTGGTGCGCTTGGGGTCATTGAGATACGCAAACGCCAGGTTCGAGGTGCGCTTGAGCCACTCGGCCTCGCTGCCACCGCTGTCCAGCAGATAGGGGTCATCGTATTTCTTAAATTTGGATGCCGCGTTGGGAATACCGGCGGCGATACTCAAGACCAGGCCGAGCCCGAAGGTCATACCGCTGGCCGCGCCGAGTTGGGACTCATCTTTATGAATCAACCCGTTGACCAGATGCTCGAGCGTAAACGCCGGGTGCTCTAGCGGGTTGAGCTGCTTAATCCAATCCCACCCGCCAAAGCTCGTCTTCTTGAGCGGCAGGTTGTCATTGCCGTGGAAGGTCTGCAGGTCGATCGTCTTCATACCCAACTGTTGCAGAAACCCGTTGATGGTATTGATGGCCTGCTGGACCGAGCTTGCCAGGTTCGTGACTTCACCGGGCGGCGGCGGGAAGCTCACGACCGCGGTCGCGCCGTTTCGCCAGCCACGCACGAGCTGCTCGGAGAAGCCCCACCAGGGCGTCACGTGAAAGAGGTAGTGCTGGTAGTTATCGATGGCCTGCATATCACGCAGGTAGGCCTTCTTAGTGAGCCCGCCGCTGCCAAAAATAATACTGGACATCGTATTGGTATCCGACGCGGTCTCCACCCCCCACATGATTGTATTTATGAGCGCCTCGACACACGCGGGAATATTATAGGGGACATTACATTCCGACCATTTTTTTGCGATCCAGATGATATACGCCACATACATGCCGGTATACATGGCATGAATGTCGATGATGGAGCGCTTGGCGATATTCCCGTAAGCGATCATATTCATCGAGCGGGCTTCAACCGACGCATGACTAAATGCCGCGGTGTCCGCAGCGCCCTGAAGCATGATCTTATCGTTCACGGAACGATGGGCATCAAAGACCACCCAGGCCATCGCCATCAGGGCCAAGACCGCTGCCAGACAGAGAATCACAACCGCCCCAGACTCATCTTCGTGAGTGGAGTAGAAGAAATCGCGGGTTTTTTGAATCGATGGTTTCATCGTATTGTCCGTGTGATCAAATCAACAATTGAAGCAACTTAACCCCGCAAAGCGGCGCCCTCAGGGTGTCTTTTTGTTCGGGTTGATCTGAGCTGGCATCGTGAACTTGCGCTCAAGGGTTTTATAATACCCGGGGCGGGTACCAACATCGGTCTTTAATTCGCCGAAGATTCGGCCCACCATCGGAAAAGCCTGAAAATGGTGGTAGGTCAGCCGAACACCCACTTCGCTATTTTCCTCGAGGACGACGACCTCGGAGGCGTGAAAGGCGAAGGTAAGTTTGCGGGTGGTTCGCGCCGGCCAACTCGAGGTGTCCAGGGCGTTACTGAAGCTGGAATCCATCTCGGGAAGGTTGGTCATATTGGTCCCCATCAAAAACCCTGTGGCCGCGGTCTTGCCAGCGCTGCCGGTATCGGTCGAAAACGCTGGCAATTGCGAGCCCATCATCACACCGCGCAACTCAATGAAGCGCTCGTTTTGAATCGAAACGCCCTGGATAAATTCACCAGGCGCGACCGGGGCGAGCACCACCGCAGCCTGGGCATGGGCCAGGTCTTTGACCATAGCGGAGGTGACGCCACGTCGGCCTTCATCGGCCTCGGAGGACCACAGCCAGGCCGTGCGACCGGACTGAAAGACCGCGGCGTTGACCAATAAGCCCGCGATATTATTCACCGCCAACTGCGCGATTCCGAAGGTGAGCAAAAAGAAGATCGGCAGGATGACCAGCGTTTCGGTCATCACAGAGCCTCGCGGCATCCCCAACACCTTGTGCACCGGGGCCCGCCGGGAGCTAACCACCTCAAATAGAATCACCGCCAGCGCCCACAGGCAGGCGGCCATGCCGACAAAGAGCAGCGCGTCCAACCAACTCAAACGCAGGAATTCCGTATATTTGGCGGACTCCCACACGATCTCAAGGGTCGAGCGCGACACAAACGGCAGAAGGAGCAACGCAGCGGTCGCCATCACCCCGAGCCCGTGGGCGCCAAGCCGCACACCCCAGGCACGCGCGGAGCCGCGCTGCGGCGTGGGCGATGAATTATTATCTTCATTTTTTCGGGGCATCACATTTCTCATCGCAATATATCCAGCATGGGTGACTCCGAATCGATTCCACTCTTCACTGCTTTATCGTACGCGTCGTCAACCTGTTCTTGATATTGTTGACGCTCTCCGGGGCTGGTGTGTTTTTTTAAATCACTCCATCGGTACCGGTTTTGATTAATCTCCTCTTGCAATTGTTGGACCATCGCCGGTCCGTCGGGCAGCTTATTATCCGTGGTATATTGTTGAAGTATCCGGGCATAGTTGGCGTGATTGCCCTGGAAGCCACGCGCGGCGTGCCGCAGCCTCGGGTCGATGCCGCCGGGAAGGTTCGAGGGCGCCAACGCCGAGTTCATCAGCCCCATGACATCATTCATCTCCCCGGCCTGGCTGGCGTTCGCACTGACCCCCAGCGCGATCTGCGCATTGCGTATCTGAGCGAAGAACGCGCCGATGGCCTTGTGTACCAGGGCGCTCGCCGTGACGACCGCGGAGGAGCGGGTCTCAGCAGCGATCGGGGCGCATAGGTCGGCGCTTCGCTGCGCCGGCGCTGCCCACTGCGTGCAGATATTCTTCCACTGGCTCGTGCTGCGCCCGCCATCCTCGCCATCGACACATCCCTGGTGGCTTGAAACCGCCTCCAACCCGTCGACAAACTCCTGCGCGTTCGGGTCGTTCAACACCCCATCACAGCCCAGAGAGAGCACCCAGTCACGCCCCGGCGCCGTGCGCATCAAGGTCGACTCGAATTGCTGAAACTCCCGGCGAGAGGCATCCATCCCCGAGAAGGCATATGGAAGAAGCGCCGAAAACAGGCGCTGACGGCGCCCCGCGTTTAACTCTCCGGCGTCGCCCAGGTCCGCCACGTATTCAGCGGGTTCACTATAGCGAGCGGTGAGCGCTTCGGCGCAACACGTGGCTTTTTCGGCGTTCATATTATTGGCAACGCACTCGGTTAACCCGAGGGTCGGGGGATGCGAAGTGTGCACGCTAAAGATTGCCGGGGTAACCCGACAAACCAGCGCTGCATCCTGGCGGTCAAGCGCCAACTCCCAACGCCGCCAAAACTCGGAGCGGAGCCGGGCGGCGCCGGGCGGGTCAACCTCAGCCACCCGATTGATGCACTCGACACCTTCGGCGGGCGTATCAAAAAGGGTCGACACGATATTATAGGCCGTCGCCCCCTCATTCTGAACGCCCAGGGTCGTGCAGGCCTCGACACGAACCTCTCTGCTGCCATCACTCAGGGCGCGCACGCGGGTCTCATCGGGAAAATGCTGCGCGAATAACTGAACCGCAAGGGTGCGAACCGTCCCGAGGCCCCAGGCAGCCGTTGGCAGCGCGATAATCACACAGATCCCGAGCCCCTTTATAAACGCAGCTTTCCGGCCCTGCTCGCAATAGCCGAACCCAATCAGAGCGCTCAGGAAAACTGCGATTCCCAGCGCCAACATCAGCGGCAGCCAGGGGGCGAGCCATTGGTAGATGGCCATAAACCCGACCAGGGCCGTGCCGCTCACCGCGCCCGCGATGAAGAGGTTTCGCGCGTCGCGAAATCCCGGCTGAGGCGGCGCGGGCGAACCCCCAAGAGCCCCCTGACCGGGGCGATTCGACGCCGGATGCCCCCCAGGCATTCGCTGAGGCGCAAACTGCGGCGATGATTTGGGAAGCTCTGGCATGATTCAATCTCCAAAAAAGGAACAATCCGTGACTAACTGTCACAGCGTTGGGGAGTGTCCGCCCCACAAACAAAGTCAAAGCCAGCACATAGCAACCGAATTCACGATTTATATGCCTGCTCGAAACCCGAACATCGCACCCGGCTGAACCAACCGCGAACAAAGGCAGCAACGCCAGCCGATATACTATCAACGGGTATAGAATACGGGATCATGGAGCCACCTTCAATACCGCGGGCGGCCCCCAGCCTCAATTCGTCGAGGGGCCTTTTTTCGCTAAAAATCGACGCCTGGAACGACAACGCAAAGCCCCGAAACGCGCGAAAGCCACGCTCGATCGCGTGGCTTTCGTGTCTCAGCAATTAAATTGTCGCGCGAGCGCGAAACCTCTCCGCTCACTCGCCCTGCGCGCTGAGCCCCTCAAACCGGCGCACGGACAGCTCGAGATACTCGTCGGACTGGTCGATGCCGACGTAGCGCCGGCCGTTCTCGACCGCGGCCAGGCCGGTGGTCGAGGAACCCGCGAACGGGTCAAGGATCAGGTCGCCCGGATTGCTGGCGGCCCGAATGATACGGTTGAGCAATTTGATCGGCTTCTGAGTGGGGTGCTTGCCGAAGCCCTTCTCGGCCTTGCGCGGGCTCATGATATTCCACAGATTCTTCATCTGTTTGCCGCCGTTCTCTTCCTTCATCGTCTGGTAGTTGAAGGTATGCTTGGTCTTGCTGTCGCGGCCGGCCCAGATGATGGTCTCGGTGCCGTGGGTGAAGTAGCGGCAGGACAGGTTGGGCGGCGGGTTGACCTTGAACCACGCGATATCGTTGAGGATTTTATAATCCAGGGACTGCATCGCGAAGCCGATGCTATAGATGACGTGGTGGGTGCCGCTGACCCAGATCGAGCCATTGGGCTTGAGCAGACGTTGACACGCAGCCAGCCAGCGCAGGTTGAATTCGTGGTTCGCCTGGACACCTTCAGAGCGGTCCCAGCGGCCCTTGTTGACCGAAACCATCCGCCCATTTTTGCAGGTCATGCCGCCGTTGGAGAGGAAATACGGCGGGTCCGCGAAGATCATGTCGAAGGTCTCGGGTTCCATCTGCTCGAGAATCTCGAGCGAGTCACCGCGCAAGAGGGTAAAGCCGCGCGGGTCATCAAAATAGACGTCGAGGTCGCTATCGTGCTGTTCAAGAGTTTGCATCGTGACATCCTTGTCTGAAAAGTGACCCGCAATCCTAGCAGGCCGGCCTTGGTGCTCAACTCGCGTCCATGCGAGTGGGCCATCCTTGGCCATTAATTGAATCCATCCGTGAATCGCCGTCGCACACTACCTTGCAGCGGACTGCAAGGGTCTGGCTCCCGTCAGGATCTCATCCAGAGATCTCTCAATGACTAAAAATGCGCTAAGCCACTGGAATTGATCGGGAAAACCGGGAAAAAAATTGATGTAAAAAAGCCCAATTGATCTAATGATCTCAATCCGTTAGGCCGATCATGCACACAAACTAGGACGCGATGATCAGCAGAGTCAAGGAGGTTTTGCTCACAAGATCGCGCCCCGATCTTTTAAGAGCGAGCGCATCGCATTGCCGCACCGGCGCTGGATTGGTATAGCAGCGGGATGCAGCGACGAAATCGACCCATTTTCGCGTGGAGCCCGGATGAATTTAGACGACAAAAAAATCATCATCACCTGTGCACTCAACGGTGTACTCACCGACCCGAATACACACCCCGTTCCATTTCGGCCCGAAGACATGGCGGCGAGCGCGCGCGACGCGTACAACGCCGGCGCGTCGGTGGTGCACGTCCACTTTCGCGAGCAATCCGGGGGGCAGCTGCCCTCCTGGGACCCAGCGCTGGCCAGTGAGTGCGTGGACGCGATTCGCCAGGCCTGCCCTGGCATCCTCATCAACTCGACCACCGGCGTGGTCGGCAGCGACATCCGCGGGCCGCTGGATGTTATCGAGCGCGTCAAGCCCGAGATGGCCGCGCTCAACGCCGGCTCGCTCAACTACCTAAAGGTGCGCCGCGACGGCAGTTGGGCCTGGCCGCCGATGCTCTTCGACAACCCGGTCGACAAGGTTCGCGCGTTCCTGGAGGTCATGCAGGCAAACAATATCGTGCCGGAATGCGAATGCTTCGACACCGGCATCGTGCGCAGCCTCGCCATGTTCGAGGAGAACGGCATGCTCAACAAACCATACACCGTCTCGTTGGTGCAGGGCGTCGCCAGCGGCATGCCCGCGCGCGTGGACTTATTGCCAATCCTGGTCGACCTCCTGCCCGAGGACGCCCACTGGCAATCGGTGGTCATCGGGCGCGCCGAGGTCTGGCCCATCCACCAGCGCACCGCCGAGTTGGGCGGACATCTTCGCACCGGCGTCGAGGATACCTTCTACCTTCCCGACGGCAAAAAGGTCGGCGAGAAGGGCAACGGCGCGCTTGTCGCCGAACTTAGTAAAGTCGCCCGCGCGGTCGGTCGCGAACCCGCCACAGCCGCCGAAGCGCGCGAAATCATTCTGGGAAAACAATGACAATCCAAACACTTGCACGCTCAACATCCATACTTCGCGCCTCATTGCTGGCCACGAGCCTGCTGCTGGGGACCACCGGCTGCGACGCAAACCCGGGCGCCCCAGAAGCCAGCGCCCCGGTCGACACGAGCGATTGCACGCCGCGCGCGCCCAACGCCGCCGACCAGGCCGGCGAGGCCGACCCGCGCGTACTTCGCGGCGTCGTACACGCCCCCTTCGGCAAACTCGCCGCATACCAACCCGCCCATGCGCCCGCGCTGCCCGCACGCTCCCCCTTCCCCGACTGGCTGGTCGGCACCGCTGAAGCTGCGCCCCTTGACACCGAGCGCACTGTCCCCGAAGCGACCGTGCACCTGTATAAAATCGACGCCCGCGGCGCGCGCACGGGCGAGAATATCGCCGAGACCACCAGCGACTATGGCGGGAATTGGTGCATTCGACTGCCCGAAGGCGTCTCCCCCGGCCCCGGCCTGATGGTCGAGGCGCGCGCGGCAGACGGCGCCACCAGGCTGCGCCGCAGCGTCGTCGCGCCCTTCGCCGGCGACACCTTTGTGGGGACCGAGGCGCTCACCCGTCTACTGCAGGCCAACAACGTCGACTTCCTGCGCATATCGACCGAGACCTACATCAACATGGAGTCCATCGCCGACACCCGCATGGACCTGCTCGACCCGGTGGTCTTAACCCCGCAGACCAACGTCGAAGACGCGGTCGAGCAGATCCGCAGCCGATTGGCCACGGACCCTCGCCTGCTCGAGAAGATCGAGAAGACCCCGAAGACAAAATAGCCCGCCGCATTTCGCGCGCATAAAAAAGCCCGCGCAGCCAATTGGCTGCGCGGGCTTTTTATAACCTCGAAGAAGACCTCGGCTCCCCGTATAAGCCGGATCTTGTCTCGCTCGACGCGAGGGTGCTCATTCATCTAGGCCGGCTATTGCTAGACGGCTCATGCAGCTACCTGGCGCCAGCGGAGCGGGCCGCTCCGGAGCTCCCCGAGGGGCGCTCGACACCTATTCGCCTTGCATCAAGTGGGGTTTACAAAGACAGACGATGTCACCATCGCCCCGGTGAGCTCTTACCTCACCTTTGCACCCTTACCGCGCCAGGCGCGGCGGTTTATTTTCTGTTGCACTGTCCCTAGGGTTACCCCCGGTCGGCGTTACCGACCACTCTGCCCTGCGATGTCCGGACTTTCCTCCTGAGCGGTAAACCGCCCCGGCGAGCACCTTGGAGAGCCGAGATCTTCTTCGATTCTTTACGAACGCTGCGTGCGCAACTTCGCGTGATCTTCTCGGGCGGGTTCAAACCGGCGGCTGCGACCCAGGGGCCGCAGCCGCCGACCGAAGTCCCGATACAATCAGCTCGCTTCAGCAGCCTCGTCGACCGGTGCCTCGCCCTCTTCGCCTTTGGCCTCTTCCCAATAATAGAGAATACGCTGGCAGCTCGGGCAGATGTCGAAGGTATCACCGCGCTGAATCTCGATGAATTGCTGCGGCGGCAGCGCCATATAGCAACCCTCGCAGTGACCGTTTTTCGCGGCCACGACCGCCAAACCGGGGCGGCGGCTGCGAATGAAGTCGTATTTACGCAGCACATGCTTCTGCACTTCGCTGCGCGCGGCTTCCTGACGATTGCGCCGCTTCTCCAGCACGTCGTCGATGTCGGCCAATTGCTGCTCGCCCTCGGCGACCTCAGCCGCGATGCCTTCGCGCAACTGCACGATCTTCTCTTCTTTCTCTTCGACCGAGGTCTCAACCGTCTCGATCACCTCGTCGAGGTGAATCGCTTCTTCCTGGGTCTGCTCAAGCTTCTTTTTGAAGACTTCGATCTCAACTTCAACCGCGTTGAACTCCTTCTGGGAGCCGATCGATTTCAGTTTCTCCTGGCTGGCGGCCAGGCTCTCGCGGACCTCTTCGATGTCGGCCTTTTTCTGGCGACGCAGGTTGCGAACGTCCTCAAATTCCTGTTTCTGACGGTCGAGGTCATCAATGAGTTTCTCGAGAAATCCTCGATTCTCTTCAAGTTTCTGCTGGATTTCGCTTTTTTGAGCCTCCAATTCGTCGAATTGAAGGTCAATGCGTTGCAGTTCTCGAAGTAGCGCTAGCTGCTTCTTCAATGGATCACCTCATGGGATGGCGGGGCAAATGCCAAGACGCCCGACCTGGTAGGTGCGGGCGTCTGGAATTTCGCGTGATTAATGGGGACTTGGATGTCTTGGTTTTCAGCGGTCTTCTGCTCAGCGTTTGCGCGCAGACACGTGCGTTTCTCTGCTGTGGGCTGAGCTGCTCGGTTTTCGGGGTTTGCTCGCGGTGAGAGAGCG encodes:
- a CDS encoding 3-keto-5-aminohexanoate cleavage protein; the encoded protein is MNLDDKKIIITCALNGVLTDPNTHPVPFRPEDMAASARDAYNAGASVVHVHFREQSGGQLPSWDPALASECVDAIRQACPGILINSTTGVVGSDIRGPLDVIERVKPEMAALNAGSLNYLKVRRDGSWAWPPMLFDNPVDKVRAFLEVMQANNIVPECECFDTGIVRSLAMFEENGMLNKPYTVSLVQGVASGMPARVDLLPILVDLLPEDAHWQSVVIGRAEVWPIHQRTAELGGHLRTGVEDTFYLPDGKKVGEKGNGALVAELSKVARAVGREPATAAEAREIILGKQ
- a CDS encoding zinc ribbon domain-containing protein, coding for MKKQLALLRELQRIDLQFDELEAQKSEIQQKLEENRGFLEKLIDDLDRQKQEFEDVRNLRRQKKADIEEVRESLAASQEKLKSIGSQKEFNAVEVEIEVFKKKLEQTQEEAIHLDEVIETVETSVEEKEEKIVQLREGIAAEVAEGEQQLADIDDVLEKRRNRQEAARSEVQKHVLRKYDFIRSRRPGLAVVAAKNGHCEGCYMALPPQQFIEIQRGDTFDICPSCQRILYYWEEAKGEEGEAPVDEAAEAS
- a CDS encoding pilus assembly protein TadG-related protein produces the protein MKPSIQKTRDFFYSTHEDESGAVVILCLAAVLALMAMAWVVFDAHRSVNDKIMLQGAADTAAFSHASVEARSMNMIAYGNIAKRSIIDIHAMYTGMYVAYIIWIAKKWSECNVPYNIPACVEALINTIMWGVETASDTNTMSSIIFGSGGLTKKAYLRDMQAIDNYQHYLFHVTPWWGFSEQLVRGWRNGATAVVSFPPPPGEVTNLASSVQQAINTINGFLQQLGMKTIDLQTFHGNDNLPLKKTSFGGWDWIKQLNPLEHPAFTLEHLVNGLIHKDESQLGAASGMTFGLGLVLSIAAGIPNAASKFKKYDDPYLLDSGGSEAEWLKRTSNLAFAYLNDPKRTTDDRNKFTVSNQTYNHSLTGALFSSVTYDTSGYWTMAKSEIVFADGKDPDMWHPSWTARMRPVHLPGEFEDADFAMFQAYSQIVPYLALNAQLGSIQGNQTGAAALASMKDIISLGFSTAAMGPTTASGVAK
- a CDS encoding DNA-methyltransferase → MQTLEQHDSDLDVYFDDPRGFTLLRGDSLEILEQMEPETFDMIFADPPYFLSNGGMTCKNGRMVSVNKGRWDRSEGVQANHEFNLRWLAACQRLLKPNGSIWVSGTHHVIYSIGFAMQSLDYKILNDIAWFKVNPPPNLSCRYFTHGTETIIWAGRDSKTKHTFNYQTMKEENGGKQMKNLWNIMSPRKAEKGFGKHPTQKPIKLLNRIIRAASNPGDLILDPFAGSSTTGLAAVENGRRYVGIDQSDEYLELSVRRFEGLSAQGE
- a CDS encoding DEAD/DEAH box helicase encodes the protein MKFHGLTLDGFQKTAVEAIDAGHSVLVAAPTGTGKTLVADYLIEKILEQGGEVIYTAPVKALSNQKYREYTRQFGRDKVGLVTGDLVINRDAQVRIMTTEILRNMLLEDTRVADPNSPDEPDAAELIELNETASPSDTQMPEINRLQAVIIDEIHFLDDPERGTVWEELLIYLPTRIRILGLSATASNLEEMAAWLSAIRETDVKVVREDKRAVPLEMYMASLETRLVPQKRYNSMYKKWRDSRKRGPKKDGSRGGRGRGRGAKYHRNDSKVERTRHHHVVEMMSDTGFPALYFIFSRKLVEQLAHGLARGPVGKHLGHISDTGAIKKRLRDFDKQFPNVLTPRHRATLKSGIAWHHAGIHVALKALVEELYEARLIKVLYCTSTFALGINMPARTVIFDGLTKYNGVEVAPLTIREFMQMAGRAGRRGIDVAGDIIVRQDFDDYEEVRPLLKQLLSSQSEPIESSFNLSFHSIVNLLARFEEPEIRKMLERSFKSFQSGNQAQHLRERINERQSEMDALRLESGDADAGPSRTHRRKLAALKRELSEEERPRLWEDFQRKVHFLRTHNYLAADNSLEPPARILRHLKIEEIFLTELILAGHLEDLTPEELFGTMCGLVVSLPRSARVRRPEDDKWWQIFANFNAVYDSDIIAQAEALVFSETVYTPEVMPLGERWAAGDSLADILLEINNPTDLSGDLVGAFRRAKDMCGQIRDVFFDDAPRRKELTALIRKVSRDEVEVLD
- a CDS encoding TadE family protein, which translates into the protein MPRKNEDNNSSPTPQRGSARAWGVRLGAHGLGVMATAALLLLPFVSRSTLEIVWESAKYTEFLRLSWLDALLFVGMAACLWALAVILFEVVSSRRAPVHKVLGMPRGSVMTETLVILPIFFLLTFGIAQLAVNNIAGLLVNAAVFQSGRTAWLWSSEADEGRRGVTSAMVKDLAHAQAAVVLAPVAPGEFIQGVSIQNERFIELRGVMMGSQLPAFSTDTGSAGKTAATGFLMGTNMTNLPEMDSSFSNALDTSSWPARTTRKLTFAFHASEVVVLEENSEVGVRLTYHHFQAFPMVGRIFGELKTDVGTRPGYYKTLERKFTMPAQINPNKKTP
- a CDS encoding TadE/TadG family type IV pilus assembly protein gives rise to the protein MKTRFENLYLRLAPGLSPLTRQLKRLHRDDGGATLTEFIIMLPIFLMVFNGVMILGEFTRKGTEAPIIAYKETFKEVLPFQDDNWFAAKHMQPTIAAADAGLQLAGDSKAHNISGAVTAGANLAEGSTYLGMGLNGTMGESFSRANMMTMKPSTDLQGCESNGPSWPSDCFTMNDQSGPQALSGSFIPNSSNGKLTSDLKDLTGDSEYAYTLFNDGPSVQAFSGGGGGILGTLNAVVTGLGIRPALAANSRYGTVSGMSKETFTFAGISMEMEAHYNVLVPPSPKGPMMDEMTATAISRLSMVGQDHYDDVLGIAWNQPLGSENLDVPDYH